The window TGTTTGACAAATCGTTACTTGCAATTTCTGGTTCATTTATTTTTTTAATGAGTACAAATAAAAATTGATATTTTCATGTAATTTGATTATATTGTATTGCCTTTTTTATCATATCTTTTCTTTTAAATTCAATTTGATTGTACGCATCTGGATGAACCGATTTAGTATTTATTAATGTTATCTTTAAATTAATAAAATTTCCAATAGAAATAATAATTTATCCGTTTTTTGTTATTTCATCATTTTCAATTTTGAAAATCATTATTCAAAAATGAACTCAAGATCAAATTTGGTGTTTGCGAAAAGGAACAATTCCAAATATAATAAAAATAAATAGATTTAGAAGAGAATATATTGAGGGTTAAATTTATGAAGTTAAAAGTAAGTAATTTAATAGAAAGATTTAATTTAGAAGTTTTATCTGGCAACAAAGAAACTTTACAAACAACCATAAATTTATATGGTTTAAATAGAGCGGGATTAGAATTAGCCGGCTATTTTGAAGACAAAAAAAAATTCAGTAGAGTTGTATTAATTTCTACAAAAGAATTTAATTTTATAAAAAGTTTTTCTGAAGACGAAAGAAAAAGAAGATATAAAAAATTAATTAAATCAAGCGTTCCATTAATAATTATTACAGAAAAATTTTTGGATAATACTTTAATTGAAGTTGCAAAAGAGACAGATTTTCCAATTGTGAAAACACACGAACAATCAACAACAGAGTTTACTCAACACGTTTTAAATTATATGGATAATTTTTTCGCCCCCCAAATAGAATTACATGGTTCTATGGTTTCAATTTATGGTAAGGGTGTATTAATAATAGGAAAATCTGGAATAGGAAAATCTGAAATTGCAATTGACTTAATTGAAAAAAATCATATGTTTGTTGGTGATGATAGAATAGTTATGATTAGAAAAGGTAACTCCATTATTGCAAGAGTACATGAGATTTTAAAAAATTTAATTGAAGTTAGAGGAATTGGCATAATTAATATTGTTACTGCAAATGGTTATCAATCAATTATGGAAGAATCAAAATTAGATCTTGTTATTGAATTGTCAAAATTTATCTCAAATAACGATGTCTATGATCGAATAGGTTTAGATTATGAAACTTATGATGTTTTAGGTTTAAAAATTCCTTATATAAATATACCTGTATCATCTGGTAGAAATATAGCAACAATTGTTGAAACTGCAGTGGCACAATTAAAAATTAATTTAGCAATTCCAGATAACGATATGGTAGGAATACTAGAAAAAAGAGTTCAAAAATATCAACGAGAGCAAAAAGATGATTAATTTATTTTCAACATATTTTGAACCTAACATTGATCACTCTGGTGAATTGGTTAGCAATTATGATTTTTCAAACGAAAGAATGGCATTTGGTTGATTACCAATTTATCCTATAGCCATGTTGTTCGGTGCTTTACTTGTTGTAATGTGTTCTGTAATAAAATTTAGAATGAAAAAAATACCATTACGTGAATTTGAAATTGCTATATTTATTACGCTTCCTTTAGGATTAATAGCGGCTTCAGTATTTGGAAAATTAGATATCTTAAATCCAATGCAAAAATGATGAGAAATGTTTTATTTTTGAGAACCCGGTATGTCATTATTTGGTGGAGTAATTACAGGTACTGCTGTTGGTTTTGTTTGATTTTATGTTCAAAGTAAAAAAACATTAATCTCAGTTTGAGTTTACGCAGATTGTATATTACCAAATTTACTATTAGCCCAGGCTATTGGAAGATGAGGAAATTTATTTAATCATGAAATTTTAGGTCCAACAACATCATGAGATTCATTAAGTTGATTGCCAAATTGAATTAGATCAAAACTTTTCTATATTGTTGATCCAAATGGTATTGTTGATCCAGATACAATTCGTATTGTTTATAGACAACCATTATTTTTATATGAATTTATTTTTAATTTATTTGGTTTTTTCATGTTAACATTTATTTTTCCTAATTTGGGAAGGTGATTTTCAAAAATTAAGCCATGAGATATTGATGAAATGGCATTTCCAAATAGATATTCAAAAAAAAGACAATGACTTAAAAAAAATGAATTAGTAGAATATCATTTACAAAATGATGTTAAATATATTTATAACGCAAGAACAAGTAATTTCAGTTTATCATTATGAAATGTTTGAAATAAAGCTTATTATTTAAAAGAAGTTGATTTTTTTAAATCGGATTTTGAAGATGAAAAAATTGCAGAATACATAAATAATCATAATTATAAAATTGAACAAGTAAAAAAAATTAAAGCAAAAACTAAATATAAAATTGAACAAAATAAACATAAACAACTTAATAAAAATAAAATAGATATTAAGAAATTAAAAAGTTTAAAAACTGAACATCAAGAATTTATTAAAACTGAAAATGCTAAAATGAAAATAGAAATTAAAAAAATTGATTTAAAAAATTGATTTATATTTAATTGAAATTTTGATTCATCAAAATTAGAGGAATTGCATAATCCACATAAATATTTTATTGTTAAATGTGGTTCAATAACGGGTTTATATATTGTTTGATACATGTTGACAAGAATAATACTTGAAGCATTTCGTGGTGAAGGTGAGTACTTTATTCAAAATGCTGCAGTTTTAAACTTCGTGATACTTACATTGATTTTAATTTCGGGTATAGTAGTTTATGTATTTGCACAATTTATAGCACCAAAAAAATGAAGGAGAGCACATTGATTATATGAAAAATCTTATTAATGAAATTTGAGACGTAATAATTATTGGTTCTGGACCAGGTGGAATGACAGCGGCAATTTATACAGCTAGAGCAGGTTTAAAAACATTAATTATCGAAAAAGAAGCACCGGGCGGAAAAATGATCAAAACAGATGTAATAGAAAATTATCCAGGTTTTAAATCAATAAAAGGTCCTGAATTATCAATTAATTTATATAATCAAGCTGTAGATTTAGGAACTGAGTATACATTTGAAGAAATAGAAGAAATAACAAAAAATGAACAAACAAAATTATTTTCTTTAAAAACAAAGAAAAATTTTAACGATGTTGTAAATACTTATCAAGCCAAAACTGTAATTATTGCTACCGGAATGAAAGAAAATCAGCTTGGAGTTATTGGTGAAGATAGACTTTATGGAAGAGGTGTATCTTATTGTGCTGTTTGTGATGGTGCATTTTATAAAGGCAAAAATATAGCAGTTGTTGGTGGGGGTTATTCTGCAATTGAAGAAGGTACATATCTAACTCGCTTTGCAAAAAATACTTATTTAATTCATAGACGTCAACAATTTAGAGCAGATCAAAAACATGTAGATAAATTTAAACAAAAAGACGGTGTTCATTTTATTTTAGATTCAATAGTTGAGGAAATATATGGTGAAAAACGAGTAGAAGGAATAAAAATTCGAAATAATATAACAAATGAATTAACTGATTTAAAAGTAGATGGTATTTTTCCTTATGTTGGAGCAACGCCAATTACTAAATTTTTAGAAATCAACTTTGCGAAAATATTGTCAGATGATAAATTTATTAAAACAGATAACAAAATGGAAACAGAAATTTTTGGTCTTTTTGCAATTGGCGATGTTAGAGTTACTCCGTTAAGGCAAATAGCAACAGCTATTGGAGATGGAGCTTTGGCTGGTCAACAAGTTATTGAACTATTACAAAATGAAGAATAATAGTTAAAAACGCCTCATATATATGAGGCGTTTTTAATATAATAAATTATTGTTTTTAATATCATATGATAAAATACTAGAAGTAAAGAGGTGCAAATTTATGATTGATTGAACAGAAAATGGTAATTGATCATCAGTTAATGCATATGTTCATTCTGATTATGGTTGATTTCATGTGTATGCTTTTACTATGACTATCGGAATGTTAGTTGCTATTGCTGCATCTGGATTCATTTTTTGAAGACGTAAAATACCAATTGATGGTTTATTTTATGGGGCAATTGTAATTATTCCGGTTTCTCTATTTGGAGCATCATTTTTTGGTAAATTAAATGCAGAAGCACCAGGTGTAAATGCAAACGGTGTTGGGTTCTGAGGCCTTTTTGCATTTTGAAATTCTGGTATGGCAATTCATGGCGGAGTGTATTGTGGTTCAACGGTCGGTATGATTATATTTTATTTCATTGGTAGAAAACCACGTGTGTCATTATGAACCTATATGGATGCAATAATACCAAATATTTTACTTGGACAGGCAATAGGAAGATGAGGTAATTTTTTTAATGCAGAAGTTACTGGAGCTCCAGTTGGGAATATAACTTCTGGAACTGGTAATTTTTTAAAATGATTGCCAGATTTTATTACAGATAATACACAGGCCATATATCACGGTGAACAAACGATTATTAATGGAATAACTTATGGGTCTGGTGATATAGCACAAATGTCTCCCATTTTTATTTATGAATCATTTTGATTAACAATTTCATGAATAATAATTTATTTTGTTATGCCAGGTTTTGGTAAATGAATTTCAAAAAAACCATGAAAATTATATCCTGATAATTTTAAAATCAATGTTCGTAATTCTTTTTTATATTTTTTTACAAGAAAAAATCAATACAAAGAGAATTCATATATTGATATTTGAAATAAAGCATATTATACAAAATATGATTTTGAATTATCAAAAGAATATTCTGAAAAAATAAATTTCTTTTTGATGAATAAAAAAAATAAGACCGAACTTGTCAAAGTTTTTGGAACAACAAATATAATTACAATAAAATGAAATCTAGGCAAAATGTTGAATAAAATAAATAACCCAGATAAATATTTAATGACTAAATCTGGTAGTCAGGCTGGTGCATATTTTTTTGCTTGAAACATAGTTAGATTTGTACTTGAATTACAAAGACCCGATGATCATTTATTTATAATGTTTCAAAAAACACTATCCTTGGCAATCATTTTTTTGACTGCTATGATTGGTTTAGCTTTAATAATTAGTGTTAATACTTTTGTTCCTTATTTATTTAGAAAAGAAAACTTTTTATATGAAAAAGAATTTATTTCAAATAATACAAATGATCAAGTAAAAAAAATGAAAAATGTTATTAAAAAATCAGATAAACAATTGATTGCAGAACAAAAAGCAAAACAAAAATTAGAAAAATTAAAGAAAAAATAATAGGATGTGTTTTTATGTCATTTGCATTGGAAGTGAAAGAAGAAATAATTTCGCATTACTTTACTGAATATCAACAGTTAATGTTGTTGAGAGGATTTATAAAATATAGCAGTAATTTATTGCTTGAAAAAAATCAGTGAAAATTACAATTGGATTTACTTTCAAATAAAATAACAAGAAACATTTATACTTTTTTAAAAAATTTGTACCCACATGAAATAATCATTTCAATTATGCAAACCAGCAAATTAAAAAAGCAAAAAATTTATCACTTGATTTTGGAGAAGGATGTTAAAAAATTTTTAAAAAATTTTGATATATATGATATTGATAAAAATCATAAGATTATAAAAATTCAATATAAAGACAAAAACAACGAGAAAAATTTACGCGCTTATTTATCTGGAATATTTATTGCCTGCGGAAGCGTTAATTCACCCAAAACTTCAAATTATCATTTAGAACTCCAATTTAAAGAGAAAGAATCAGCTGAATATTTTTTAGAATTAACAAAAAAATTTAATTTCAATTTTAAAATTATTGAGCGCAAAGATAATATTGTGTGTTATTTGAAAAAATCCACAAGTGTTTCTGATTTTTTAAAATTAATAGATGCACCAAATTCTGTATTAACATTTGAAAATGAAAGAATATCAAGAGATTTTAGTAATTCTTTAAATAGAGTTAATAATGTTGACATCTACAATCAAATGAAAACTACATTAACAAGTGATAAACAAATTGAACAAATCAATTCTTTAATTGAAAAAGGAAAAGTTAAAGAATTGTCAATTAAAAATCAAAAATTAATAGAATTAAGATTAAACAATCCTAGCTACTCATTTCAAGAATTAACAATAGAAATGAATGCATTGGGTATTTCAATAACTAAATCAGGTGTTAGTAATTTATTTAAGATAATAGAACAAATGTATAAAAATTTGGAGGAATAACATGAAATCAGAATTAATTCAATTATTTGCCATAAATATGAAAAGGCTTCGTCAAGATGCTGGTATAACCCAAGAGGAATTAAGTTTTAGATCTGGAATACATAGAAATTATATTTCCGATGCAGAAAGAGGAGCCAGAAATGTGACTATTAAAATTATTGAAAAAATAGCACATGGATTAGGAATACAGCCAGAAGAATTACTAAAACAACCTTCAGGAAAATATTTATCACAATTATTTAATATTCCTAACAATTTTGAAAATTCAGAAGTTGAACAAAAACAAAATCTAAATAATAAAATTACTGATAATAATTAATTATAAACATTTACAATAGTTAATTTATCAAATTCCGGTAAAGAAGCAATTTCGTTATAATTAAGAGTAAAAATGTATGGTTTGAAATGTCTTTGTTTCAATAATCTGTAAATATTTAGATTATTTTTGTAATATGAATTGATAATGAGAATTTTTTTATTTCGAGTTAAATGCTTGAAATAATTTGCTTTAAAAAAATTGGCTGAAATATTTATGGAATTCTTTAAATGATTAGCTTCATAACTTGCAGAATTACGCAAATCTATAATATTTCATTTTTTAGATGTAATAATTTTTTTCAAATGGTGTTTTGTTTTGGTTTTATAGTTTTCCTTAAAGCCATCTGTTTTAAATAATCACTGAAAAAATTTTAAAATTCTATCTATAAACTGCATAATATCACCTCAATTATTTTAACTTATTTATAAAAAATAATGTACAATAATGTTGTATAAATGAATGGAGATTAAACTATGATACTTTTAGCTTCAGTTGCTGAATCTGCCAACAAAGTTATTTTTGTTTTTGAAATTATTGCATTAATTATTGGAGTTTGCATGATTATAGTTGGATTAGTACAAAATAAGCAAGCACAAACGGGACTAAGCGCATTAAATGGTGGGAATGAAGAATTATTTTCAAATTCAAAAGAACGTGGTTTAGACAAGGTGATGTCTATTTGAATGATGAGTTTAGGAATAATTTTATTTGTAATGACTATAATAATTTGTATTTTAACAAACACTATTGTTTAAATAGTGTTTTTTAAAATACAAATAAAATGGAGGCAAAAAATGCAAAATATATTAGAACTTAAAAAAGAAAAAAATATTTGATCATTAAACGATATAAAAAATAAGACAAAATTAGATTTCGATGTTCTAAAATCAAAATTAGACTTGTTAAAGTCAGATAATAAATTGGTTATATCAATAAATAATCTCGTTTATTTTATAAATGATAATTTGTTATATGGTACGTTAAAAATAAATGAGCGTGGTTTTGGTTTTGTATATAATGATTTAAATTTAGAAGAATCTTTTTTTGTTCCTCCAACATCACTGAATGGATGCTTAACAAACGATATTGTTATTTACAAAAAAATTAAAGAAGACGATGGCAGATTTAGAGCTGAAATTTTAGATTTAATTAAACGCGATCAAGAAACATTGGTTGGAATAATTGTTGAATCAAAAGATAAAAAATTTTTAGATTTTTCTCCATCAGTTTCTGGTTATTCTAGTTTTAGAATAGTAATGATAAATAAAAAAGATTTTCAGTTAAAAAAAGATTTATTGTTAAAAGTAAAAATTTTAAATGTTAAAGAACGTAAATTATTTGTAAAAATACAAAAAATAATAGGTGATGCAAATAAAGCATACGACAGAATTTTATCAATAGCTCAAGAACTAGATATTCAAACAGAATTTAAAGCTGAGACATTGGAAAATTCAAATAAAGTCGCAACGGGTATTAATTTTAATGACCCGAAAATTAAAAAACGTTTGTTAAATGATTTAAGAAATGAAATTATAGTGACAATTGACGGTGATGACTCTAAAGATTTGGACGATGCAATTTCTGTTAAAAAAACTAACAATGGATTTAAATTAACTGTTGTAATTGCGGATGTTTCTTATTATGTACAACCAAAAAGTCCGTTGGATCTTGAAGCATTATCAAGAGGCAATTCAACATATTTAGCAAACGTTGTTCTGCCAATGTTACCTGAAAAATTATCTAATGGTGTTTGTTCTTTAAATTATGGCGAAGATAAATTAGCAATTGCTTGTGAAATAAATTATGATAACGATGGGAAAATTGTTTCAAAAAAAGTTTTTGAAACAATAATTAAATCAAATGCAAGATTGACTTATAAAAATGTTAATAATTTTTTTGCGGGTGATAGACAAATATTTGCACAAAATAATGAAATCGCAAATATGTTGGATGTTGCTTTTGAATTACATAAAATACTTGAAAGAAAAAAAATAGCTAGAGGAGTAATCTCTTTTGAAATATCTGAACCAAAAATCATTTTGGATGCAGAGTTCAATGTTGTTGATATAAAAAAAAGAGAACGAGGTATTTCTGAGGAATTAATAGAAAATTTTATGGTTGCTGCAAATGAAGCTGTAGCTGAAATAATATTTGAAAAAAAATTACCATTTGTTTATAGAAATCATGATTTACCAAATAACAATCTTTTAAATAATTGATATGCTATGATACGTAATTTGGGAATTGATTTAAAAATGACTGATGCAGAAATTTCTGATGTCAAAATGATTACAACAGCATTAAAAAGAATAAGCGAACAAATTACAGATCCTGCAGAGCTAGAAATATTAAATGTTGCCTTATTAAGATCAATGGATAAAGCATTATATTCTAGAGAGAATATAGGGCATTTTGGATTAGCATCTAAATGTTATACGCATTTTACCTCTCCAATAAGAAGATATTCAGATTTAATGGTTCACAGATATTTAAGACAATATATTTTTGAAAACAAAATAGATTCACAAAAATTATCACTAAATGAAAAATTTATTGATAAAGCATGTTTAATAATTAACGAAACTGAAAAAAAATCTGTTACATGTGAAAGAGAAGTAAACAAAGTATGTATGACAGAATATACAGTTCAAAATATTGGAAAAGAATATGAAGGATACATATCAGCTGTCTTAAAATTTGGGTTATTTATTCAGTTGTTTAATCTGATTGAAGGTTTAGTTCATATTTCCACTATACCTAATAATCCTGTTTTTGATGAAAAAATGAATACAATTATTTTAGATAATAATAAACAATTTAAATTTGGTCAAAAAATAAAAATAAGAATTAAAGACGCTTCTGTTAAAAGAAGAATGATTGATTTTGAATTAATTTAATTTATTAGTGGGGACAAATTATGGGTGACAAAATTATTGTTCAGAATAAAAAAGCAAGATTTAATTATGAATTATTAGATTTTTTTGAAGCCGGAATTGTTCTGATGGGATGTGAGATAAAATCAATACGCTTGCATGATGTTTCTTTAGATGGAACTTTTATATTAATACGTAATCATCAAGTAATATTAAAAAATATGAATATTAAAAAATATGAATTTTCAAATCAACAAACAATAGAATCAGATAGAGATAGAATTTTACTTTTGAGTAAAAAAGAAATAAAAAAAATAGAAAATAGAATTCAATTAGAAAAAGTTGTAGTTATTCCAACAAAATTATATTTAAAAAATAATTATGCTAAACTTGAAATTGCTATTGGCTTAGGTAAAAAATTGTATGATAAACGAGAAACTATAAAACAAAGAGATATTTCAAAAAAATTAAATAAATTTAAAGGATAGTATTTTGCATGGAACAATTAAAAGAAAGCGAACTTACTGTAAAACCAAAAATCGGATTTTGAACGATTTTTTTAATGGCTTTATCTTCAACAATTGGTGGTGGATTATTGATATCTTTTGGTCAAGTTGCACAACTCGCGCAAAATCCTGTCCTTACTATTGTGTCATTTTTAATTGGTGGAATTATTCTAATACCTGAAATGATGTTAATGTCAGAAACAGCTTATAATATACCTGCAAATGGAAGTACTTATTCATGAATTAGAGAAGCTGGTTGATCTGCGATTTCATTTTGATTTGGTTGAATTTTAGTTTTAATTGTAGCGATGACAGCGCTTTCATCTGTAATGCTTTCGCTTGCAAACTTATTTACAAACTTATTTTCATTAAATTCACTATGATATGGAAAATTAATTGTGTTTTCATTTACAATTATTTTAATTTGTTTTCATGCGTTTATAAAAAATTACTCTCAAATTAGTCAAATTATTTTTACAATTTTAAAATTTATTCCTATTTTTGTTATTTTATTGATTACTTTTATTCATGCAAATTTTAATGATTTTGCAGCTGGCAAAAATGAATCTACTTCATTGTATTTATCAACTTTTTGCTTAATTCCAGCTATATCTATGACTATGTTTGCATATTCTGGAACAGAATCAATAACTTATGTTGCAGGTGATGTTAAAAATCCACAACGAAATATACCAAAAGCTTTAATAATATCTACAGCTACTATTATATTAATTTATGTTGTTTTATTAATAGCTCTTTTATTAATAGCTCCATTTGATAAATGAAGCGGAACACTTAATGTTTGAATTAGCGCAATTATATCGCAAAATTTAGCGTCAGGTTGAATTATAACTATTGAAATAGCATCATTTTTTTTATTTGCAGGATCAATAAATGCTTTTATTTTCTATTTTTCAAAATTAATACAGCAAATGGCCTTTAATGGTGATTTATTTAGTTTCTTTTCTAAAGAAAATAAAAATGAAAATCCTTATTTAGCAACTTTATTATTGCTTGTGGGTTCATTAATTTATTTCTTATGAGATAAATTAATGAATATAACAAATTATTATGTTTTTGCCAATAGTTTATTAAAATTTGTTTTAATATTTATATTAATTTATCATAGACTTAAAAGAGAGAATTACGTAAAGTTATTTAATGAAATTTGATATTGACTATTTATTTGCATTTCTATAATTTCATTGTTAATTACAACAATTGGTCCTATACTAACAATTGTTGAATTGGCAAATTTAAATAGTGCAAATACAAAAGAAATGCTAATAAATTCTAGTATTATATTAACAATTATATTGGCGGGAATTCCAATAGCTTTTTTAAAAAAATACATTCAAAATAAAATTAAAAAATAGTTTTAGCAAGTTACGAAAGAATAATTCTCTAAAATTATAGATTTAATTGTTATAATAATGATATGGGGATGTCCTGGTTTCGACGGGATAATTTCGCCTCATTGTTGCAGTAGTGTGGTGCACTATAACACTTCTAGGTTTGAATAAACGCAAACGAAAAACGCGAAAGCGAAAAAATTGAAATGCCAGCATTTATGATCAATAACGCATCAGCTGGGGCAAATTTATTTGCTTAGATATTAGTTAGTTACTACTAATTGAAGCAATTCACGTTAACTAATCTTTGTTTTGTTGGATGAAACTAACGTATAGGCTAAACATTACTAGCAGTTCATATGATAATGTTGAATTTGCAAAATTTAATTATCTATTTTAGTAAATATTTTGTTAGCTTTAATTTACTAAAATTTTAAATAAGTTAACTAAACTGTAGACGCAATGAGGGGGAGTATCTCGGACGCGGGTTCAATTCCCGTCATCTCCACCATTTTTTTATGTTTTTATAAATGAAAGGACGATTATTCTTTTATGCAAAGTGTTTCACAAAATCTGGGCAATTGAATTATAATAGCACTTTCATTTACATTAATATTAGTAGTTATTTACGCAACTATTTTTGGCTTTACCCGTCATATATTTGAACGTAATAAAATTTTCTATCATATAACGCTAGGTTTAATTTTCGGTTTAACATCGATATTATTTTATTTAATTTCTATTTTAAAACTCCCCTTAAATAATTTGGGTTATTTTTTATTAATTAATTTGTTGATTTTTTTAGTTTTTTGAATTTGTTTAGTTTTCATTTCTATTTATACCGCACTTATTGTTGCAAGTATTAATGCAATATTATTATTTCTATTACCAAATGTTGTTGAAAATTTATTTTCAATAGATTTCAATTTGTTTAATATATTGATTATTGTTCTAGCTTATGTTACAACTACAACATTATGAATTATAAGCAGGTTTTTTAAAATTTTGAATTTGTGATGACAGTGATCAATTGCTACTGTTATCTTGCTTTCTTTTGGTTTAATTTTACAATTTATTGAATTGAGAACTGAGAAAAATATTGCAAGTATAATTATTTTGTTAATAGATTTATCTTTTAGTTATTTTGCATATTTTATTTTACAATTTTTTGAAACTATTTATTTGCATGCAAAAAAATTACAAAATTTAACTTCTTACAATCATACTTATTTTGTTCGTGAAGCAATGGCAAATCACTATTTGTCTAAAAAAATTAATAATGGTAAAATTAAATATGGATATTATTTAATGTATTTCATTGATGGCTTTGAATCTGTTGAAAAAAAGATTGATAACTTATTATTAAATACAATAATAGAATCTATAGCTGACCAATCGTATAAATATTTTTCAGAAGTTTATAAAGATTTAACTTTTTTTAAAATAAATTATAGAGTATTTGGTGTATTTATTCCTATTGAATTTGGCAAAGAAAATTGAATGGAAAAATCATTACAGGGTAATTTCCTGAAATCAAGACCAATAGAAGATGAACTATCAAAATTAGAAACGGTATTTAAAAAAATAAAAACCATTTTTTTGATTGATGAATATTTATTGAAATTAAAACTAAAAGGTGTAGTTTCAATTTATGGAATAACATCTAATGACATTAATAAATTGCAATCAATAAATACATATTTTTCACATCAACAATTAACTAATAAATATGAAAATAAATTACTTCTAGTTGATTCTGCTGAGTTAAAACATTATCAAGATCAAGACCGTAAAGTATCAATTATGCGAGATATTACAAATATTGCATTTAATTCTATTGTTTATTATTCTATTTGTGGCATAAAATCTGGTGAAATACTTGGCTACTATTTGAAATTAATGATTCAAGGAGAATTTATTCAATTTCAAAATGGTGATGATAATTATGATCAAATTGTTGAGTATAATCTAGAATCTATTTATATAAGATATATAGCAAATTTGTTTGCAGAATCTGTGGAAAAAAATAGAAATATTATAAAAAATAAATTAACATTCATACAGTATGATTCATTATTTGCGTCCTCAAAAAATTTTAATATAGAAGAATTTTTAAATAAACTCAATAATCATAAAATTAGAGATTTAAATCTTGTTTTTACTTTTAATATTAATTCTGATGCCAAATCTTTTGATTTATTGAAGGAAAATATAGGTAAAATTAAAAATGCTGGATATAAAATTGCATTAAATAATGTTGGTATTTATAGTATTCAGTATGAATTATTAAATGTATATAAACCAAATTATATTATTCTTGATTCTAAAGTAACTAAAGAATTTGCATCAAAATCAATTTATAAAAATTTAACAGATTATATTATAAATATTTGTAAAAAATTAGAAATTAGTATAATTGCATCAGATATAGATGGATTTTTCAAATTTAAACAGATTCAAAATTATAATATTGATTATGCATATGGAAATATTATTGGTTCTTCGTTAGAACCAAAATATGATTTAGATAAAGAAGCTAGATATATTCTTTTCAAAGAAAAAAATAATTCTACTTCTATTAAATAATAATTTAAAATTAATAATAATGGAGG of the Spiroplasma endosymbiont of Labia minor genome contains:
- the whiA gene encoding DNA-binding protein WhiA, which encodes MSFALEVKEEIISHYFTEYQQLMLLRGFIKYSSNLLLEKNQWKLQLDLLSNKITRNIYTFLKNLYPHEIIISIMQTSKLKKQKIYHLILEKDVKKFLKNFDIYDIDKNHKIIKIQYKDKNNEKNLRAYLSGIFIACGSVNSPKTSNYHLELQFKEKESAEYFLELTKKFNFNFKIIERKDNIVCYLKKSTSVSDFLKLIDAPNSVLTFENERISRDFSNSLNRVNNVDIYNQMKTTLTSDKQIEQINSLIEKGKVKELSIKNQKLIELRLNNPSYSFQELTIEMNALGISITKSGVSNLFKIIEQMYKNLEE
- a CDS encoding rhodanese-like domain-containing protein, producing MQFIDRILKFFQWLFKTDGFKENYKTKTKHHLKKIITSKKWNIIDLRNSASYEANHLKNSINISANFFKANYFKHLTRNKKILIINSYYKNNLNIYRLLKQRHFKPYIFTLNYNEIASLPEFDKLTIVNVYN
- the rnr gene encoding ribonuclease R — protein: MQNILELKKEKNIWSLNDIKNKTKLDFDVLKSKLDLLKSDNKLVISINNLVYFINDNLLYGTLKINERGFGFVYNDLNLEESFFVPPTSLNGCLTNDIVIYKKIKEDDGRFRAEILDLIKRDQETLVGIIVESKDKKFLDFSPSVSGYSSFRIVMINKKDFQLKKDLLLKVKILNVKERKLFVKIQKIIGDANKAYDRILSIAQELDIQTEFKAETLENSNKVATGINFNDPKIKKRLLNDLRNEIIVTIDGDDSKDLDDAISVKKTNNGFKLTVVIADVSYYVQPKSPLDLEALSRGNSTYLANVVLPMLPEKLSNGVCSLNYGEDKLAIACEINYDNDGKIVSKKVFETIIKSNARLTYKNVNNFFAGDRQIFAQNNEIANMLDVAFELHKILERKKIARGVISFEISEPKIILDAEFNVVDIKKRERGISEELIENFMVAANEAVAEIIFEKKLPFVYRNHDLPNNNLLNNWYAMIRNLGIDLKMTDAEISDVKMITTALKRISEQITDPAELEILNVALLRSMDKALYSRENIGHFGLASKCYTHFTSPIRRYSDLMVHRYLRQYIFENKIDSQKLSLNEKFIDKACLIINETEKKSVTCEREVNKVCMTEYTVQNIGKEYEGYISAVLKFGLFIQLFNLIEGLVHISTIPNNPVFDEKMNTIILDNNKQFKFGQKIKIRIKDASVKRRMIDFELI
- a CDS encoding helix-turn-helix transcriptional regulator — encoded protein: MKSELIQLFAINMKRLRQDAGITQEELSFRSGIHRNYISDAERGARNVTIKIIEKIAHGLGIQPEELLKQPSGKYLSQLFNIPNNFENSEVEQKQNLNNKITDNN
- the secG gene encoding preprotein translocase subunit SecG; translated protein: MILLASVAESANKVIFVFEIIALIIGVCMIIVGLVQNKQAQTGLSALNGGNEELFSNSKERGLDKVMSIWMMSLGIILFVMTIIICILTNTIV
- a CDS encoding APC family permease, with product MEQLKESELTVKPKIGFWTIFLMALSSTIGGGLLISFGQVAQLAQNPVLTIVSFLIGGIILIPEMMLMSETAYNIPANGSTYSWIREAGWSAISFWFGWILVLIVAMTALSSVMLSLANLFTNLFSLNSLWYGKLIVFSFTIILICFHAFIKNYSQISQIIFTILKFIPIFVILLITFIHANFNDFAAGKNESTSLYLSTFCLIPAISMTMFAYSGTESITYVAGDVKNPQRNIPKALIISTATIILIYVVLLIALLLIAPFDKWSGTLNVWISAIISQNLASGWIITIEIASFFLFAGSINAFIFYFSKLIQQMAFNGDLFSFFSKENKNENPYLATLLLLVGSLIYFLWDKLMNITNYYVFANSLLKFVLIFILIYHRLKRENYVKLFNEIWYWLFICISIISLLITTIGPILTIVELANLNSANTKEMLINSSIILTIILAGIPIAFLKKYIQNKIKK
- the smpB gene encoding SsrA-binding protein SmpB; translated protein: MGDKIIVQNKKARFNYELLDFFEAGIVLMGCEIKSIRLHDVSLDGTFILIRNHQVILKNMNIKKYEFSNQQTIESDRDRILLLSKKEIKKIENRIQLEKVVVIPTKLYLKNNYAKLEIAIGLGKKLYDKRETIKQRDISKKLNKFKG